AACTCTTACTTTCGCGAGCATGTGCTGGATACGTTGTTTTTTCAAAGCCAGTCGCTGCTGCAGCTGAATCAGGTCGTGTTTCCTTATACCGACAATGAGGACATTTCGCTGGCGGAAGACCAGCTCGGCAGGCTGCGGCTCGCCGGGCTCACCGTGGAAAACTTCGGCGACCTGGACGAACGGATCGGCGTCGGCAAAAAGCTGTACGGCATCCTGTTCGGGCTGCCGGACGTGCGCTTTGGCGCCGAGCGGTTCGCCGCGGCCCGGCCGCATACCGGCTCGCGCGCCGACTACTGGCCGCACTTGTTCGCCCCGGTCCGCCGATCGCCTCCCGGCCCTTACGCGGAGAAGCTGCACGGCTGCGAGCTGCGGCAAGGCGCCGCCCCCCTCTACAGCCCGAAGCTTGAGGACGCGTGGAAAAACCGGGCGATGGCGCCGGCGGAGCCCGGCGATTGGTTCGACAGCCTCGGTGCGCTTCGCCATTTCGGCACGATAGAGCCGCCGCGCGCCTTCGAGATGTCGCTTGAAGCGTGCACCGGGCTGCACAAGCTCGAGCTTGCCGTGCTTGCCGGCGAGGTGTTTTAGGCGGCTCGGCTGCAGGAGCCGCCGTCTGCGCGGCAAAGTACCGCTGGAAAATACTTACAGACCGGCACATCAAAAGGCTTGCCCCGCAGCGGAGCAAGCCCTTCCCTTTTCGCGTTACTTGATCGTCTTGGACAGCTTCTCAACCTCCGCCCACGCCTGGTCGGGGGTCATTTTGCCGAACATGATTTGCTGGGTCAAGTTATCATATTCCTTCGTGAAGTTGTCCCAGTTGTTTTTCTTGCCCGGACCCGGGTCGAAGGTGGCGCCGTCGATTGCGGTTTTGGCGATGAGCTCGATGCCCGCCTTGTCGACCGCGGAAAATTTCGGCTGCAGGTAATCCAGCACCTTCTTCGATACCGGCACGCCGCGCGACGTTCCGAGAATATCCGCAACCTCGGTGTCGTTGATGAACCAATCGATGAACTTCTTCGCTTCGTCGGCGTTTTTCGTATCCGGGCTGATGCTCCAATACATCGACGCCTTCAGCCATCCGCCTCCCTGCTTGGCCTTCGGCATATTGACCAGCGCCAGCTGATCCTTTTTCAGCGCCTCGAAACCCGGATATTCCGCGGCGTGGGAGGTGCGCAGCAATATTTTATCCTGAACCATCAGATCGAGCTTGGCGTCCTGCCCTTTGTCCGCGGTCGTCACATCCGGAGGGGTGGAAATGCCGGCTGCGCGAAGCTCTCCCATTTTATTCATATATTCCAGCCAAGTCGCCTTGTCGAAATTGAATTTGCCGTCCGACGTTTCCGGAAATCCGAGGCCTTTGGAAACCTGATACGCGCTGTATACGCCGTAGTCGGCGGTGAAATCCTTCATCACCCATTTATCTTTATCGAGCTTCGCTCTCGCTTCCTTGGCGAACGCAAAAAATTCATCCCACGTCCAGCCGTATTTCGGCGGGGCGATGCCCAGCTTATCGACCGCCGCTTTGTTGTACACAAAGCCGTAGGCGTTGTTGCCCAGCGGAACCGCGTACAGCTTATCCTTGTATTTGCCGGTGTTCAGCAGCGCCTGATCGACATCCTTGACGTTGATCTGGTTCGTCAGATCCATCAGCCGGTTCGTGCTGCCCCAGTCGTTGATCCAGGCGGCGTCCGTCTGGACGATATCCGGCAAATTTTTGGCCGCGGCCATGGTCGAGATTTTGTCCAAATAGCCGTCAAACGCCTGGAACTCCGGTTCGAACGTCACATGCGGATTTTTTTTCGTGTACAGATCGAGCGCCTTGAGCGTCGCGTCGTGCCGCGCCTGCGAGCCCCACCATAAGATGCGCAGCTTGACCGGCTTTTTGTCCGAGCCCGCAGAGCTGTTTCCTGCTCCCGGCGACGCCGCCGGCGGCTTCTCTTCCTCTTTGACGCCGCAAGCGGCCAGCGTACCCGCCACCACGACGGCGAGCGCAGCCGCGAGCACCTTCCGTGTCTTATTCATCGGCAATTCCCCTTCCCCTTTTGGTTAATCGCTTTCATTTTTATGGTACAAATTCGCGGATACGCTGAGTAGGAGAGAGATGCACAATTTATTTCATTATTTTACGATTATCCGAGGGGCCACTCACCATCCGTTATTCGGCAGCTCCGTCGGGCTGTAACCCGTATGTTTCTTGAACAGGCTCGTAAAATAAGGGACGTTTTTATAACCGACCATTTCCGCGATTTCATAGACCATGAACTTCCCTTCGCGAAGCAGCGATTTCGCTTTTTCCATGCGCACCTTGGTCAAATAGCCCCCAAACGTTTCACCGGTGGCTTGGCGGAAAATGTTGCTGAGATAATTGCGGGAAATGAACACCTTGTCCGCGAGCTCCGACAGGCGGATGTCTTCGGCATAATGCTCGTGAATGTATTGAACCATAAAATCGACCGCCTGCTTATGCTTGATGTTTTCGTTTTTGCCCGGCGTCTGGCAGATGAGCCGGACCTTTTCGCAAAGCCATTCCTCCAGGCGTTCCACGGAAGTAATGCCGCGCAGCTCGCAGTCGAGACCGGCCGGGGACAGTATACCGTCAAGCGAAGGGCCGGCATCGCTCAGCACATAACCGAAGATCGCCCACGCTTCCGCCGCGATTGATTGAAGCCGCTTGGGCGAATAGTCTCCCGACGCCGCAAGCTGCCCGGCAAAGCTCTCGATCGCTTGGGCCGCCTGCCGCTCCTGAAGCAGCCGGATCGCCTCGGCGAGCTGCTGGTAAAAGCGGACCGGCCTGAGGGACGCGGATCGCCCGCCGCCGTCCGCCGCTTCCCCCGCGGGGACGTACTCGTATATTTCCATCCCCGGCACGCAGCAGCGATGCTTAGCCGCCAGCGCCTGAAACGCCTCCTCGGTCGAATCGGAGATCGCGGCCCAGCCCGTTTTCAGCCTTCCGAGCCCCACCTGAATATGCAGCTGCAAATAACGGTCGATGTGCCCGATCATCGTCCGGCACAACTCCCGGGCACACGCATGCGCTTCTCCGCTTTCTCCGCCCCCGGCCTCCGGCCCGAAAGGCAGCAGAACGGCCATATGGTGGCTGTGCAGCTCGATAAAACGCGCGTCCGGCCAAGCCGACGAAAGCACTTCCTGCAGCACGTTGCAGACGGCAAAGCGGAACAGGTAAAAGTCGCTCGGCGCGATGCCCGTTACACGCGCGGTGCGCACGATTTCCACGGCAAGCACCATGAAGCTGCGCCGCTCCCACGCCCCGAGCCGCCCGGCAGGCAGAGGAGCTTGCTTCGCCGCAGCATAAGTGCCGGTGACGACGTTTTTGATCCATTCCGCCTCAACGAACGGTTCGTAGAGCAGCAGCTTTTGCCGCAATTCATGCTCCTCCAGCTTCTGGTGATTTTCGTCCTCCAGCTCGTTAATCGCCTTTTGCAGCACCCCCCTGATCGTCTGGACCGTCACCGGCTTCGACAAATAATCGTCGACCCCGAGCCGAAGCGCCTGGCGGGCGTACTCGAAGTCGGAATAACCGCTCAGGATGATGATTTTGCCGGGATAGTCCTGCTTGCGCAGCTGTTCGATCATGTCGAGCCCGTTCATCACCGGCATATAAATATCGGTTATCACGATGTCCGGCTGCACTTCGTTGATCAGCTCCAGCCCCTGCCGCCCGTCGGCAGCCTCGCCGGCCCAGCGGGCGTCCAGTTCGTCCCACGGGATCGTCTTCTTCATCCCCTGCAGCACGCTGCGTTCATCATCGATGATCACGATGCTCCACATCTGCGAATCCTCCTTCCGGCTGGTCCAGCTTCGGGATACGGATGACGATGCGGGTTCCCTCCGGGCTGCGCGGCTCGATGCTTATGCCGTAAGGCGCTCCGAAGTATGCGTCAAGCCGCTTTCGCACGTTGCGTATGCCGTACCCGCCCGTTTTCCGGCGCGGAGCAGCATCCCATCCCGGAGCAAGCCCCGCCCCGTCGTCCTCGATCGTGAAGATCAGGGCTTCGCCCCGGTCCTCCGCGGCAATGTCGATATGGCCCCGGCTCCGCCCGTGAAATCCGTGCAAAACCGCATTTTCCACAAATGGCTGAAGCGTCAGCTTCGGAATATACAGATCCTTGATCGAATCGTCAGCTTGAATGGAGTAGGTCAATCCCTCTCCCCGGCGCAGCTGCTGGATTTGCAAATAACATTCCGTATGCGTCAGCTCCTGCCCGATCGTGATCAGGCTGTCGCCGTTGGAAAGCCCGATGCGGAACATGCGGCCCATCAGCTCCAGCACCTGGCTCATCCGCTCCTGGCCGGCATCGATCGCCATCCAGTTCAGCTGATCCAGCGTGTTGTACAGAAAATGCGGATTGATCATAGCCTGCAGCGCTTGAATTTCCGCCTTTCGCTGGCGAATGTGCTGCTCCTCCAAAGAGCGGTACAGCTCTTCAATGCGCCCTGTCAGCCTGCGGTAGCCGTGAAACAATACGCCGAACTCGTTGCGGTAATCGTTCGGCAATTCGGGCGGCCGCGCGTCCAGCGAAAACCGGCCCATCGCCTGCAGCAAAATTGAAATCGGTTTCATAAAGCTTTTCGATAAATAAAACGTGAAAAACAGCGCAACCAGCACAGTTCCAAGACCGATGGAAAACAGCGTCACGGCCAGCTTCAGGCTGCCCTCCGTCACATGCTGCCACGGCGTGAGCTCCAGCAACAGCCAACCGTCGTTGAACGATTTCGCCCAGACGATCAAATAGTCGTGCTTGCCGGTGAAATCTCCCTTATCCGTACGGTACCGGACGTATCCCGTCGGCGACTGCATGCCGTCCGCTAGCCCGCTCAGGTCGAAGCGCTCTTCCGGCGGCTGCGTATGGATTAAGGGCCTTCCCCCCGAATCGAGCAAATACCGCTGAGGGCCGCCCATTTCCTCGGATACGATCGCATGAATCGTCTTCGCCTTCACATTGATCAGCAGCAGTCCGAGATTGTCGAGCGTCCCGGAATACACCTTGCGGGCGAAGGTCACGACGGACTGCGTGCCGGTCGGCGTCTCCACCGTCCGCTCTCCGATCCAGGCGAAGTCGGATTTTTCCACGATGCCGTACCACGGTTCGCTGTACAGCAGCGTATTTGGCACGAAGCTGACGCTCCCTTTCGGATCGGAAAACGACGGGTTTGTCGTGTACAGGCGGATCGATTGGATGCTGGGCGTGCTGTTGATGATTTCGCTCAAGTCTTTGCTCAGATCGTTTTGCGCTTTCGTTTTCTCGTAATAATCGCCCGACAGCCGCAAATAGTCCTGAACGGCCGTATTGCGCGAGATCGACAACGAAACCTGCTCGATCGCCCTCATCTGGATGACCACCTGCTTGTTCAGCTCGTTCAGCAGCCCCTGCTGGTAATAGGACGTGTTTGCGGCAATCTCCTTGGCGGATAAACTGTAGCTGATGTAGCTCACCAGCGTAAGCAGCAGAACGAACAGACCGGCGAAGCTGCCGGAAAGCAAATAATCGATGCGGAAACGTTTGAACGGACTGAGCAAGCCGCCGCCCCCTCCCGTTAAAAAAGCTGCGCAGCGCGCGCAGCTCTCCCGGCATTTTTCTTTTATCTTACCCCTTCAATCCGGTGGTGGCAATCCCTTCGACAAAATGGCGCTGCGCCAGGAAAAAGACGAGGATCTGCGGCGTAATCGACAGAAGCGACATCGCGAGCAGCTGCCCCCAAGCGGTCGCCGCCTGCGTGTCGACGAACATCCGCAGCGCGAGCGGGATCGTGTAATGCTCCACCGAATTCAGATAAATAAGCGGTCCGAAGTAGTCTTCCCAGCCGTACAGGAACGAAAAAATCGTCACTGTCACCAGAGCCGGCTTCGTGAGCGGCATGACGATCCGCCAGTAGATGCCAAACCAGCTGCAGCCGTCCATTTTCGCCGATTCGTCGAGCTCCCGCGGAATGCCGCGGATAAACTGGACGAGCAAAAAAATAAAGAATGCGTGGCCGAGCGCGCTCGGTACGATAAACGGCAGGTACGTGTTAATCCAGTTCAGCGAATGGAACATCGCGTACTGCGGAATGAGCGTCACTTGTCCCGGCAGCATAATCGTCATCAGCAGCAGCGAGAACCATAGTTTTTTGAACGGAAATTCGAGCCGCCCGAATCCGAACGCCACCAGGCTGCACGAGATGACGGTCAGCACGGTCGTCGTAATGTTCAGCTTGAAGCTGTTCAGGTAAAAGTAGGTGAACGTATACTTCGGCAGCGCGTCCCAGCCTTTCGTATAGTTTTCCCACATCCACTTGCCCGGAAACAGCGTAGGCAGGCTCAGCTCGGCGTTCGACTTGAACGAAGCTCCGATCCACCACAGCACCGGATAAAACATGAGCAAGCTTAAAGCCAGAAGCAGCAAATGAACGATCCAGTTCCGGTTGCTGCGCAGCATCGTCCTCATTTGCGCTCGCCTCCTTCCGCCTCGTAAAACACCCAATATTTCGAGGCGACGAAATTGATCGTTGTTGCCGCCGCAATGATGATCAGCAGCACCCACGCGAGCGCAGAGGCGTAGCCCATGTGAAAGCCGGTGAACGCTTTTTGGTAAAGATAAAGCGCATACACTTCCGTCGAGTTGAGCGGGCCGCCGTTAGTGATGATAAATGCCGACGTAAACATTTGAAACGCCTGGATGACGCCCATCACCAGGTTGAACAGGATGACCGGGGACAGCATGGGCAGCGTTATATTGAAAAATTGCCTGATCCGCCCGGCGCCATCCACGGATGACGCCTCGTAAAGCTCGCCCGGAATTTGCTTCAGCCCCGCGAGAAAAATGATCATCGCCGAGCCGAACTGCCAGCAGCGGAGCAGGATCAGCGTGGCCAGCGACGTTTCCGGCATGCCGATCCAGTTTTTCGGCGCAATCCCAAGCAGCGGCACGATGTGGTTGATAAAGCCGTCGATGCCGAAAATATTGCGCCACAGGATGGCGACCGCAATGCTGCCGCCGATCAGAGACGGCAAGTAGATCAGCGTCCGGTAGAAGGAGATGCCGCGGATTTTCCGGTTCAGCAGCATCGCCACAAGCAGAGCGACGGCCAGCTTGGCCGGCACCGAGAAGAGCACGTACGTGAAGGTTACCTTAAGCGAGT
The window above is part of the Paenibacillus hamazuiensis genome. Proteins encoded here:
- a CDS encoding ABC transporter substrate-binding protein: MNKTRKVLAAALAVVVAGTLAACGVKEEEKPPAASPGAGNSSAGSDKKPVKLRILWWGSQARHDATLKALDLYTKKNPHVTFEPEFQAFDGYLDKISTMAAAKNLPDIVQTDAAWINDWGSTNRLMDLTNQINVKDVDQALLNTGKYKDKLYAVPLGNNAYGFVYNKAAVDKLGIAPPKYGWTWDEFFAFAKEARAKLDKDKWVMKDFTADYGVYSAYQVSKGLGFPETSDGKFNFDKATWLEYMNKMGELRAAGISTPPDVTTADKGQDAKLDLMVQDKILLRTSHAAEYPGFEALKKDQLALVNMPKAKQGGGWLKASMYWSISPDTKNADEAKKFIDWFINDTEVADILGTSRGVPVSKKVLDYLQPKFSAVDKAGIELIAKTAIDGATFDPGPGKKNNWDNFTKEYDNLTQQIMFGKMTPDQAWAEVEKLSKTIK
- a CDS encoding response regulator transcription factor, which translates into the protein MWSIVIIDDERSVLQGMKKTIPWDELDARWAGEAADGRQGLELINEVQPDIVITDIYMPVMNGLDMIEQLRKQDYPGKIIILSGYSDFEYARQALRLGVDDYLSKPVTVQTIRGVLQKAINELEDENHQKLEEHELRQKLLLYEPFVEAEWIKNVVTGTYAAAKQAPLPAGRLGAWERRSFMVLAVEIVRTARVTGIAPSDFYLFRFAVCNVLQEVLSSAWPDARFIELHSHHMAVLLPFGPEAGGGESGEAHACARELCRTMIGHIDRYLQLHIQVGLGRLKTGWAAISDSTEEAFQALAAKHRCCVPGMEIYEYVPAGEAADGGGRSASLRPVRFYQQLAEAIRLLQERQAAQAIESFAGQLAASGDYSPKRLQSIAAEAWAIFGYVLSDAGPSLDGILSPAGLDCELRGITSVERLEEWLCEKVRLICQTPGKNENIKHKQAVDFMVQYIHEHYAEDIRLSELADKVFISRNYLSNIFRQATGETFGGYLTKVRMEKAKSLLREGKFMVYEIAEMVGYKNVPYFTSLFKKHTGYSPTELPNNGW
- a CDS encoding cache domain-containing sensor histidine kinase, whose amino-acid sequence is MLSPFKRFRIDYLLSGSFAGLFVLLLTLVSYISYSLSAKEIAANTSYYQQGLLNELNKQVVIQMRAIEQVSLSISRNTAVQDYLRLSGDYYEKTKAQNDLSKDLSEIINSTPSIQSIRLYTTNPSFSDPKGSVSFVPNTLLYSEPWYGIVEKSDFAWIGERTVETPTGTQSVVTFARKVYSGTLDNLGLLLINVKAKTIHAIVSEEMGGPQRYLLDSGGRPLIHTQPPEERFDLSGLADGMQSPTGYVRYRTDKGDFTGKHDYLIVWAKSFNDGWLLLELTPWQHVTEGSLKLAVTLFSIGLGTVLVALFFTFYLSKSFMKPISILLQAMGRFSLDARPPELPNDYRNEFGVLFHGYRRLTGRIEELYRSLEEQHIRQRKAEIQALQAMINPHFLYNTLDQLNWMAIDAGQERMSQVLELMGRMFRIGLSNGDSLITIGQELTHTECYLQIQQLRRGEGLTYSIQADDSIKDLYIPKLTLQPFVENAVLHGFHGRSRGHIDIAAEDRGEALIFTIEDDGAGLAPGWDAAPRRKTGGYGIRNVRKRLDAYFGAPYGISIEPRSPEGTRIVIRIPKLDQPEGGFADVEHRDHR
- a CDS encoding carbohydrate ABC transporter permease, which gives rise to MLRSNRNWIVHLLLLALSLLMFYPVLWWIGASFKSNAELSLPTLFPGKWMWENYTKGWDALPKYTFTYFYLNSFKLNITTTVLTVISCSLVAFGFGRLEFPFKKLWFSLLLMTIMLPGQVTLIPQYAMFHSLNWINTYLPFIVPSALGHAFFIFLLVQFIRGIPRELDESAKMDGCSWFGIYWRIVMPLTKPALVTVTIFSFLYGWEDYFGPLIYLNSVEHYTIPLALRMFVDTQAATAWGQLLAMSLLSITPQILVFFLAQRHFVEGIATTGLKG
- a CDS encoding carbohydrate ABC transporter permease: MIRAKSYNSAALAGYLFISPWLIGFFFLTAWPMIQSLFYSFTDFSLLEPARWIGIDNYRQMAGDRFFYNSLKVTFTYVLFSVPAKLAVALLVAMLLNRKIRGISFYRTLIYLPSLIGGSIAVAILWRNIFGIDGFINHIVPLLGIAPKNWIGMPETSLATLILLRCWQFGSAMIIFLAGLKQIPGELYEASSVDGAGRIRQFFNITLPMLSPVILFNLVMGVIQAFQMFTSAFIITNGGPLNSTEVYALYLYQKAFTGFHMGYASALAWVLLIIIAAATTINFVASKYWVFYEAEGGERK